A genomic region of Natronoarchaeum mannanilyticum contains the following coding sequences:
- a CDS encoding adenylyltransferase/cytidyltransferase family protein — MVTVVAQGTFDILHPGHVHYLRDAAAMGDRLVVIVARRANVTHKEPPILPDRQRVAMVDALEMVDVARIGHPEDIFAPIEEIDPDVIALGHDQHHDDDAIAEELDRRGIDCEVRRASARDPEFEGELLSTGRIIDRILEERE; from the coding sequence ATGGTGACGGTCGTCGCGCAGGGGACGTTCGACATCCTGCATCCGGGCCACGTCCACTACCTGCGGGACGCCGCCGCGATGGGCGACCGGCTCGTCGTGATCGTCGCGCGGCGCGCGAACGTCACCCACAAGGAACCGCCGATCCTGCCCGATCGCCAGCGCGTCGCGATGGTCGACGCCCTGGAAATGGTCGACGTCGCCCGCATCGGCCACCCCGAGGACATCTTCGCGCCGATCGAGGAGATCGATCCCGACGTGATCGCGCTGGGCCACGACCAGCACCACGACGACGACGCCATCGCCGAGGAACTGGACCGGCGCGGCATCGACTGCGAGGTGCGCCGGGCGTCGGCGCGCGACCCCGAGTTCGAGGGGGAGTTGCTCTCGACGGGCCGGATCATCGACCGGATTCTCGAAGAGCGCGAGTAG
- a CDS encoding MFS transporter → MSRLPSLRRLGRFDVLVLTSLLWFLAKFLRYAFPPLFGSLQTVYGVSNATLGTAFTGFMLAYAAMQFPAGLLADRFGSVRVITAGALVAIGAALVVVVDSPFAVLVLAMVVMGAGTGVHKTVAVELLSRTYPARTGRALGIFDTFGTFGGVVAPAGVVLFAGLPGVFGAGWRTLFLVAAGCGLAATALFAVRTPTRLGSDAGDAAAERGDAGDAGAERGDAGDAAAGSANPDGGDAADGAALPDDIRRYAGLFRDRRFAAFVAVTILFSFTYNGLVAFLPLYLTAEAGVSEATAGALYSALFAVSLVQMVSGEASDRLGALPVIVAALSLSTASLLALLTLSGAVGALGIGAAVISLGLGSHAFRPVRGAYLMAIVPDSMAGGGFGAVRALLMGAGAISPAIVGYLSEAADFRVAFGLLGATLVAATALAALLWIFD, encoded by the coding sequence ATGTCCCGCCTCCCGTCGCTGCGCCGACTCGGTCGGTTCGACGTTCTCGTCCTGACGTCGCTGCTGTGGTTTCTCGCCAAGTTCCTGCGCTATGCGTTCCCGCCGCTGTTCGGCTCGCTCCAGACGGTCTACGGCGTCTCGAACGCCACCCTCGGGACCGCCTTCACCGGGTTCATGCTGGCCTACGCAGCGATGCAGTTTCCCGCTGGCCTACTCGCAGATCGGTTCGGCTCGGTCCGCGTGATCACGGCCGGCGCGCTCGTCGCGATCGGCGCCGCACTCGTGGTGGTCGTCGATTCGCCCTTCGCCGTTCTCGTGCTCGCGATGGTCGTCATGGGCGCGGGGACGGGCGTCCACAAGACCGTCGCCGTCGAGTTGCTCTCCCGGACCTACCCCGCCCGGACGGGCCGCGCGCTGGGGATCTTCGACACGTTCGGGACGTTCGGCGGCGTCGTCGCGCCGGCCGGCGTGGTCCTGTTTGCGGGGCTGCCGGGCGTGTTCGGCGCCGGCTGGCGGACGCTGTTTCTGGTCGCCGCCGGCTGCGGGCTCGCGGCGACCGCGCTGTTCGCGGTGCGGACGCCGACGCGTCTCGGGAGCGACGCGGGGGACGCCGCTGCGGAACGTGGTGACGCGGGGGATGCCGGTGCGGAACGTGGCGACGCGGGGGACGCCGCTGCTGGGAGTGCCAACCCCGATGGTGGGGATGCTGCCGACGGCGCCGCGCTTCCCGACGATATCCGACGGTACGCCGGCCTGTTCCGCGACCGCCGGTTCGCCGCGTTCGTCGCGGTGACGATCCTCTTTTCGTTCACGTACAACGGGCTGGTCGCGTTCCTGCCGCTGTATCTCACCGCCGAAGCCGGCGTGAGCGAGGCGACCGCGGGCGCGCTCTACAGCGCGCTGTTCGCGGTGTCGCTCGTCCAGATGGTCTCGGGCGAGGCCAGCGACCGCCTCGGCGCTCTGCCCGTGATCGTCGCCGCGCTCTCCCTGTCGACGGCGTCGCTGCTCGCCCTGTTGACGCTGTCGGGTGCCGTTGGGGCGCTCGGAATCGGCGCCGCGGTGATCTCGCTCGGCCTCGGCTCCCACGCGTTTCGCCCGGTCCGGGGTGCCTACCTGATGGCGATCGTTCCCGACTCGATGGCCGGTGGCGGGTTCGGCGCGGTCCGCGCGCTGTTGATGGGCGCCGGCGCGATCTCGCCGGCGATCGTCGGGTATCTCTCGGAGGCCGCCGACTTCCGGGTCGCGTTCGGGTTGCTCGGCGCGACGCTCGTCGCGGCGACGGCGCTGGCGGCGCTGCTGTGGATATTCGATTGA
- a CDS encoding CBS domain-containing protein — MTTDDIFVGRLMSTPVETVTPDTLVEDAADRMLTNEIGSLVVVGENNDLLGILTTTDFVDIVAKSKPKAETTVERYMSTDVTTAEAGDSIQDVADQMVEHGFHHMPVVDDEEGVIGMITTTDMAAYLSNTEVPAPV; from the coding sequence ATGACCACTGACGATATTTTCGTAGGACGGCTCATGTCGACGCCCGTCGAGACGGTTACGCCCGACACGCTGGTCGAGGACGCCGCGGATCGGATGCTGACGAACGAGATCGGCTCGCTCGTCGTCGTCGGCGAGAACAACGACCTGCTGGGAATCCTCACGACGACCGACTTCGTCGACATCGTCGCCAAGAGCAAGCCGAAAGCCGAGACCACCGTCGAGCGGTACATGAGCACGGACGTCACGACCGCCGAGGCCGGCGACTCGATCCAGGACGTCGCCGACCAGATGGTCGAGCACGGCTTTCACCACATGCCCGTCGTCGACGACGAGGAGGGCGTCATCGGCATGATCACGACGACCGACATGGCGGCGTACCTCTCGAACACCGAAGTGCCGGCGCCGGTCTGA
- the ribH gene encoding 6,7-dimethyl-8-ribityllumazine synthase — protein MVRLGLVVAEFNAPVTEEMAGAAREAAAERDAEIVAEASVPGAYDAPLAADRLARRDDVDAVATVGAIITGDTDHDQVIADAAARQLSEVSLDRDKPVTLGIIGPGMSADEARARTDKGAIAVESAIDLVTELEEL, from the coding sequence ATGGTGAGGCTCGGACTCGTGGTCGCGGAGTTCAACGCTCCGGTGACCGAGGAGATGGCAGGGGCGGCTCGCGAAGCGGCCGCCGAGCGCGACGCCGAGATCGTCGCCGAGGCGTCGGTGCCCGGCGCGTACGACGCGCCGCTGGCTGCCGACCGGCTCGCGCGTCGCGACGACGTCGACGCCGTGGCGACGGTGGGCGCCATCATCACCGGCGACACCGATCACGACCAAGTGATCGCCGACGCCGCGGCTCGACAGCTCTCCGAGGTGAGCCTCGATCGGGACAAGCCCGTCACACTGGGGATCATCGGTCCCGGCATGAGCGCCGACGAGGCCCGAGCCCGTACCGACAAGGGAGCGATCGCGGTGGAGAGCGCGATCGACCTCGTAACCGAACTGGAGGAACTATAG
- a CDS encoding DUF7577 domain-containing protein encodes MDGALMGAGFFLLVLAGNSLLRSDERVEVTKGVDELTRPADLRAQLHPAVRDVVREVTAHHERADGQCDSCGAENEPFATYCRSCAARLGP; translated from the coding sequence ATGGACGGAGCGCTGATGGGAGCAGGGTTCTTTCTGCTGGTGCTGGCCGGCAACTCGCTTCTGCGCTCGGACGAACGCGTCGAGGTGACGAAGGGCGTCGACGAACTGACCCGACCCGCGGATCTCCGCGCACAGTTACACCCCGCGGTCCGCGACGTCGTGCGCGAGGTTACGGCGCACCACGAGCGGGCGGACGGGCAGTGCGATTCCTGCGGCGCCGAAAACGAGCCGTTCGCCACCTACTGCCGCTCGTGCGCCGCTCGACTGGGGCCCTGA
- a CDS encoding pyridoxal phosphate-dependent aminotransferase — translation MDFADRVQRVEPSATLAISNLASELEAEGADVVDLSVGEPDFPTPENVVQAGKDAMDAGHTGYTSSNGIPELKDAIVEKLHGDGLEFYGEDNVIVTPGAKQALYETIQSLVDDGDEVVLLDPAWVSYEAMVKMAGGDLTRVDTSDYDFDLEPALGDLEAAVSDDTELLVVNSPGNPTGSVYSDDALEGVRDLAVEHDVTVISDEIYKEITYDAEPTSLGTFEGMAERTVTINGFSKAYSMTGWRLGYIAAPEELIDQAGKLHSHSVSCAVNFVQHAGVEALENTDEAVDEMVEAFRERRDFLIDLLAERGVDVAEPSGAFYMMVPVDEDCAALEGQRLGDGEPVDQAWCEGAIEDAHVATVPGSAFGTPGYARISYANSKERIEEAVERLDAEGYF, via the coding sequence ATGGACTTCGCAGACAGAGTGCAACGAGTGGAACCGAGCGCGACGCTCGCGATCAGTAACCTCGCCTCCGAGCTGGAGGCCGAAGGCGCTGACGTGGTCGACCTGAGCGTCGGCGAACCGGACTTCCCGACGCCAGAGAACGTCGTCCAAGCCGGAAAGGACGCGATGGACGCCGGCCACACCGGCTACACGTCCTCGAACGGTATCCCCGAGCTCAAGGACGCCATCGTGGAGAAACTGCACGGCGACGGGCTGGAGTTCTACGGCGAGGACAACGTCATCGTCACGCCCGGCGCCAAACAGGCGCTGTACGAGACGATCCAGTCGCTGGTCGACGACGGCGACGAGGTCGTCCTGCTGGACCCGGCGTGGGTGTCCTACGAGGCGATGGTGAAGATGGCGGGCGGCGACCTGACCCGCGTCGACACCTCCGACTACGACTTCGACCTCGAACCCGCGCTCGGTGATCTCGAAGCGGCAGTTTCGGACGACACTGAACTGCTCGTCGTCAACTCGCCGGGCAACCCGACCGGCTCGGTGTACTCCGACGACGCGCTGGAAGGCGTCCGCGATCTCGCCGTCGAGCACGACGTCACCGTGATCAGCGACGAGATCTACAAGGAGATCACCTACGACGCCGAGCCGACGAGTCTCGGCACGTTCGAGGGGATGGCCGAGCGCACCGTCACGATCAACGGCTTCTCGAAGGCCTACTCGATGACCGGCTGGCGGCTGGGCTACATCGCCGCCCCCGAAGAACTGATCGACCAGGCCGGCAAACTTCACTCCCACTCCGTGTCGTGCGCCGTCAACTTCGTCCAGCACGCCGGCGTCGAAGCTCTGGAGAACACCGACGAGGCCGTCGACGAGATGGTCGAGGCGTTCCGCGAGCGCCGGGACTTCCTGATCGATCTGCTCGCCGAGCGCGGCGTCGACGTCGCCGAGCCCTCCGGCGCGTTCTACATGATGGTGCCCGTCGACGAGGACTGCGCTGCCCTGGAAGGGCAGCGTTTGGGAGACGGGGAACCCGTCGACCAGGCGTGGTGCGAGGGCGCCATCGAGGACGCCCACGTCGCGACCGTTCCGGGCAGCGCGTTCGGCACGCCCGGCTACGCGCGCATCTCCTACGCCAACAGCAAGGAGCGCATCGAGGAGGCCGTCGAGCGACTCGACGCCGAAGGTTACTTCTAA
- a CDS encoding Mov34/MPN/PAD-1 family protein, with product MGLFDSLFRSNDVLGIAEETLEFALQASEDTHPNEYMGMLRGTEAGELGLGRDGMVITDVLVIPGTESNSVSATVKTNMVPNDRHSLGSVHSHPNGVLRPSQEDLGTFNRGDAHIIIGAPYGREDWQAFDPQGEPRELEVIDVELPDAEEFFHFDQHDIDEELRDEEYDGGRGW from the coding sequence ATGGGCCTGTTCGATTCGCTGTTCCGGTCGAACGACGTCCTCGGCATCGCCGAGGAGACCCTGGAGTTCGCGCTGCAGGCCTCCGAAGACACCCACCCGAACGAGTACATGGGTATGCTGCGGGGGACCGAGGCGGGCGAGCTGGGGCTCGGCCGGGACGGGATGGTGATCACGGACGTGCTCGTCATCCCGGGCACCGAGTCGAACAGCGTCAGCGCGACGGTCAAGACGAACATGGTTCCCAACGACAGGCACTCGCTCGGGTCGGTTCACTCCCATCCCAACGGCGTCCTCCGGCCGAGCCAGGAGGACCTGGGGACGTTCAACCGCGGCGACGCTCACATCATCATCGGCGCGCCGTACGGCCGCGAGGACTGGCAGGCGTTCGACCCGCAGGGCGAGCCCCGCGAGCTGGAGGTGATCGACGTCGAGCTGCCGGACGCCGAGGAGTTCTTCCACTTCGACCAGCACGACATCGACGAGGAGCTGCGCGACGAGGAGTACGACGGAGGGCGAGGATGGTGA
- a CDS encoding sodium:solute symporter family protein — translation MVDLQDPLILAMAGYFLLTLIVGVWYGRGAGDGYVQFTLAGRDLSLPVYMMTYFATFAGGGLTMGIAQRAFIEGISAQWYAMTQGLAWMTMTIFIGYIYTFEVVSVPELLGRVYGEYTKYFAGAFTVMGQVALTAGQTIGMASVLSVVLDVDLSIAFWVSVAVFVSLTAYGGMNTVAYTDTLHGVIIILGMAIAIPAAVMNVGGVGAITAEAPQGHTNWFGVGLIQIGTWYLMYITVAGAQQQMLQRTWSAGSRKIAMMGTFLAGAVITGYGVLTATAGMIANTQGAEIESGMAFAWTITNTLPDAVAGLLLAAAVSSVITGADSFLLAGATSFINDLYLPLRGGQDELSDDHLVLVTRLTIIGFGVGAALIALSGIEIIVINTLGMGIMSVLFAGLVMMLWDGTVRESGLPAFVVGGVVFVIWEFYLGSPEFFGQGRVEPAVPATAAAILTIVVVSLLYDGERFDTDEVRRIASRDMDRLTAEEIRADDD, via the coding sequence ATGGTTGACCTGCAAGACCCGCTCATCCTCGCGATGGCCGGCTACTTCCTGCTGACGCTGATCGTCGGCGTCTGGTACGGCCGCGGCGCCGGCGACGGGTACGTGCAGTTCACGCTGGCCGGCCGGGACCTGAGCCTGCCGGTGTACATGATGACCTACTTCGCCACGTTCGCCGGCGGCGGACTGACGATGGGCATCGCCCAGCGGGCGTTCATCGAGGGGATCAGCGCCCAGTGGTACGCGATGACCCAGGGGCTGGCGTGGATGACGATGACGATCTTCATCGGGTACATCTACACGTTCGAGGTCGTCAGCGTCCCCGAGCTCCTCGGCCGGGTGTACGGCGAGTACACGAAGTACTTCGCCGGCGCGTTCACGGTGATGGGCCAGGTCGCGCTGACGGCCGGCCAGACCATCGGTATGGCGTCGGTGCTCTCGGTCGTGCTGGACGTCGACCTCTCGATCGCGTTCTGGGTGAGCGTCGCCGTGTTCGTCAGCCTGACCGCGTACGGGGGGATGAACACCGTCGCGTACACCGACACGCTGCACGGCGTCATCATCATCCTGGGGATGGCGATCGCGATCCCGGCGGCGGTGATGAACGTCGGCGGCGTGGGAGCGATCACCGCCGAGGCGCCCCAGGGCCACACGAACTGGTTCGGCGTCGGACTGATCCAGATCGGCACCTGGTACCTGATGTACATCACCGTCGCGGGCGCCCAGCAACAGATGCTCCAGCGCACGTGGTCGGCGGGGAGCCGGAAGATCGCGATGATGGGGACGTTCCTCGCGGGCGCCGTCATCACCGGTTACGGCGTCCTCACCGCCACCGCGGGGATGATCGCCAACACGCAGGGCGCCGAGATCGAGTCGGGAATGGCGTTCGCGTGGACGATCACCAACACGCTCCCCGACGCGGTCGCCGGCCTGCTGCTGGCCGCCGCCGTCTCGTCGGTCATCACGGGTGCGGACTCGTTTCTGCTGGCGGGCGCGACGAGTTTCATCAACGATCTCTACCTCCCGCTCCGCGGGGGCCAGGATGAACTCTCCGACGATCACCTCGTGCTCGTCACGCGGCTGACGATCATCGGCTTCGGCGTCGGCGCCGCCCTGATCGCGCTCAGCGGCATCGAGATCATCGTGATCAACACCCTCGGCATGGGAATCATGTCGGTGCTGTTCGCGGGGCTAGTGATGATGCTGTGGGACGGGACGGTCCGCGAGTCGGGCCTCCCCGCGTTCGTCGTCGGCGGCGTCGTGTTCGTCATCTGGGAGTTCTACCTGGGATCCCCCGAGTTCTTCGGACAGGGGCGGGTCGAACCCGCCGTTCCCGCGACGGCCGCGGCGATACTGACGATCGTCGTGGTGAGTCTCCTCTACGACGGCGAGCGATTCGACACCGACGAGGTCCGCAGAATCGCGAGCCGCGACATGGATCGGCTCACCGCCGAGGAGATCCGGGCCGACGACGACTGA
- a CDS encoding glutathione S-transferase family protein — translation MHSLVDGQWRRNAYRATDESGEFQRQETSFRDRIEADPDAQFPAESGRYHLYVSWACPWAHRTLVTRALKGLEDAITVDVVDPVRRVDGWEFAPEKEGCTPDTVNGADKLREVYTAADPEFTGRVTVPVLWDKERGTIVNNESEEIMRMLDVAMHDVAADDVDLYPEGYRDEVDRIIDEIYDPINNGVYRAGFASSQSAYESAIDDLFGALDRWDDVLADQRYLAGDVLTEADVAMFTTLIRFDEVYHTHFKCNVARITDYPNLWNYLKELYQLPGVAETVRMDHIKNHYYESHRDLNPGGKVPVGPDPDFDASHDRDELPGGPPEALQR, via the coding sequence ATGCACTCGCTGGTCGACGGGCAGTGGCGGCGGAACGCGTACAGGGCGACCGACGAGTCGGGGGAGTTCCAGCGACAGGAAACGTCGTTCCGCGACCGGATCGAGGCCGATCCTGACGCGCAGTTCCCGGCCGAGTCGGGCCGATATCACCTGTACGTCAGCTGGGCCTGTCCCTGGGCCCACCGGACGCTCGTCACGCGGGCGCTCAAGGGTCTGGAAGACGCGATCACGGTCGACGTGGTCGACCCGGTGCGCCGCGTCGACGGCTGGGAGTTCGCACCCGAGAAGGAGGGCTGTACGCCCGACACCGTCAACGGCGCCGACAAGCTCCGCGAGGTGTACACCGCGGCCGATCCCGAGTTCACCGGGCGCGTCACCGTGCCGGTGCTCTGGGACAAAGAGCGCGGGACCATCGTCAACAACGAGTCCGAGGAGATCATGCGGATGCTCGACGTCGCGATGCACGACGTCGCCGCCGACGACGTCGATCTCTACCCGGAGGGGTACCGCGACGAGGTGGATCGAATCATCGACGAAATCTACGACCCGATCAACAACGGCGTCTACCGCGCTGGCTTCGCGTCCTCGCAGTCGGCCTACGAGAGCGCGATCGACGACCTGTTCGGCGCGCTCGACCGCTGGGACGACGTGCTGGCCGACCAGCGCTACCTCGCCGGCGACGTCCTCACGGAGGCCGACGTGGCGATGTTCACGACGCTGATCCGCTTCGACGAGGTGTACCACACGCACTTCAAGTGCAACGTCGCGCGGATCACCGACTACCCGAACCTCTGGAACTACCTGAAGGAACTGTACCAGCTACCGGGCGTCGCCGAGACGGTGCGGATGGACCACATCAAGAACCACTACTACGAGAGCCACCGGGATCTCAACCCCGGCGGCAAGGTGCCGGTCGGTCCCGACCCGGACTTCGACGCGTCACACGACCGCGACGAGCTCCCCGGCGGGCCGCCGGAAGCCTTGCAGCGATAG
- a CDS encoding sulfite exporter TauE/SafE family protein, whose product MTQVPPLGLLVVLVAVALASGVGCTTIGPGGIFATIALYALTPLSSAEVAGTAHVTFVGVGVVGAVGYARSGELLGGEGRALAAILSATSVLGALAGARLNAAVSRELFGVLLGGVAAATGATLLYRQRRDLEPVVAVDAHRGRDRLLLGALGLGLGAAAGLVGVGGPVLAVPALVVLGTPVLLAVGVAQVQAIFISGFAGLGYLSYGAVSPVYALIVGVPLAIGAIAGWVIAHRVDPERLKAALGVVLLPVGAYLMV is encoded by the coding sequence GTGACTCAGGTACCGCCGCTCGGCTTGCTGGTCGTTCTGGTCGCGGTCGCGCTGGCGTCCGGCGTCGGCTGCACCACGATCGGGCCGGGCGGCATCTTCGCCACGATCGCACTGTACGCGCTGACGCCGCTGTCGTCCGCCGAGGTCGCCGGAACGGCCCACGTCACGTTCGTCGGCGTCGGGGTCGTGGGCGCCGTCGGCTACGCGCGGTCGGGAGAACTGCTCGGCGGAGAGGGCCGGGCGCTGGCGGCGATACTCAGCGCGACGAGCGTGCTTGGTGCGCTAGCCGGCGCTCGCCTGAACGCCGCCGTATCGCGGGAGCTGTTCGGCGTGCTGCTGGGCGGCGTCGCGGCCGCGACGGGCGCCACGCTGCTGTACCGCCAGCGTCGCGACCTCGAGCCGGTCGTGGCCGTCGACGCGCACCGCGGCCGCGACCGGCTCCTCCTCGGCGCGCTGGGCCTCGGGCTCGGCGCCGCGGCGGGGCTCGTCGGTGTCGGCGGACCGGTCCTCGCGGTGCCGGCGCTGGTCGTCCTCGGAACGCCCGTGCTGCTGGCCGTCGGCGTCGCGCAGGTGCAGGCCATCTTCATCTCCGGGTTCGCCGGACTCGGCTATCTCAGCTACGGCGCGGTCTCGCCGGTGTACGCGCTGATCGTCGGCGTCCCGCTCGCTATCGGAGCGATCGCCGGGTGGGTGATCGCCCACCGCGTCGATCCCGAGCGACTGAAAGCGGCCCTCGGCGTCGTGTTGCTCCCGGTCGGAGCGTACCTGATGGTGTAG
- a CDS encoding NAD(P)/FAD-dependent oxidoreductase, translating to MRVLVLGGGYAGVALTRRLEDRLPDDVELLLVDDTGEHLVQHELHRAIRRPAIVDEISIPLSDVTYRADVETAAVTGIDADERVVSLADGDRIEYDVCAVCLGAETADYGLPGVAEHGQPLKRLPDAEAIRADYLDALERPDGRIIVGGAGLSGVQVAGELAALAREELGSVDAGPELLLLEQKSAVAPGFDAAFQDAIERALRDRGVRVRTDAVVESASEESVALAGGEELACEQFVWTGGIAGPAALDGERPSVRGDLRIAERTFVLGDAARVVDADGEPVPASAQAAVREARAVAESVVRLVEHERERESGETGEALFPPRAEQFSFDAAGWVVSVGDGAVAQIGPAVLTGRAAKAAKAGTGGGYLGSVGETDRALDLVYDELGWTTDR from the coding sequence ATGCGAGTCCTCGTCCTCGGCGGCGGCTACGCCGGCGTCGCGCTCACCAGGCGCCTCGAAGACCGACTGCCGGACGACGTCGAGCTCCTGCTCGTCGACGACACCGGCGAGCACCTCGTCCAGCACGAGCTCCACCGCGCGATCCGGCGCCCCGCGATCGTCGACGAGATCTCGATCCCGCTGTCCGACGTGACCTACCGCGCCGACGTCGAGACCGCCGCGGTGACCGGGATCGACGCCGACGAGCGGGTCGTCAGCCTCGCGGACGGCGATCGGATCGAGTACGACGTCTGCGCGGTGTGTCTCGGCGCGGAGACGGCGGATTACGGGCTTCCGGGCGTCGCCGAGCACGGCCAGCCGCTCAAGCGCCTGCCCGACGCCGAGGCGATCCGGGCCGACTACCTCGACGCGCTGGAGCGGCCCGACGGCCGGATTATCGTGGGCGGCGCGGGGCTGTCGGGCGTGCAGGTCGCCGGCGAACTCGCCGCGCTCGCCCGGGAGGAACTCGGGAGCGTCGACGCCGGGCCCGAGCTCCTGCTGCTCGAACAGAAATCGGCCGTCGCGCCCGGGTTCGACGCCGCGTTTCAGGACGCCATCGAGCGGGCGCTGCGCGATCGGGGCGTCCGCGTCCGCACCGACGCCGTCGTCGAGAGCGCGAGCGAGGAGTCGGTCGCGCTGGCCGGCGGCGAGGAGCTCGCGTGCGAGCAGTTCGTCTGGACCGGCGGCATCGCCGGCCCCGCCGCGCTCGACGGCGAGCGTCCGAGCGTCCGGGGCGACCTGCGCATCGCCGAGCGGACGTTCGTGCTGGGCGACGCCGCGCGCGTCGTCGACGCCGACGGCGAGCCGGTACCAGCGAGCGCGCAGGCCGCGGTCCGGGAGGCCAGGGCCGTCGCCGAGAGCGTCGTCCGCCTCGTCGAGCACGAGCGCGAGCGTGAGAGCGGGGAGACGGGCGAAGCGCTGTTTCCGCCGCGAGCGGAGCAGTTCAGCTTCGACGCCGCCGGCTGGGTCGTCAGCGTCGGCGACGGCGCCGTGGCCCAGATCGGGCCGGCCGTGCTGACCGGGCGCGCCGCGAAAGCGGCGAAAGCGGGGACCGGCGGGGGGTATCTCGGTTCCGTCGGAGAGACCGACCGGGCGCTCGATCTGGTGTACGACGAGCTCGGCTGGACGACCGACCGGTGA